The following are encoded together in the bacterium genome:
- a CDS encoding ribonuclease H-like domain-containing protein, which produces MNKLVFDIETVGMDFEKLDKDSREYLLKYSETNEEKEDIKSKLGLWPLTAQIVAIAVLNPDTDKGAVYYQAGEKKEKAFTEEGVEYHSGTEAEIINLFWKAAEMYDQFITFNGRGFDAPFLLIRSAINKIVPTKNLMPPRFSSYAHVDLMDQLTFYGATKRSFSLDFYAKSFGIKSPKAEGVNGAEVNALYKKGEYQRIARYCLGDVVATKKLYEIWRDYINIS; this is translated from the coding sequence ATGAATAAGCTTGTTTTTGATATTGAAACCGTAGGCATGGATTTTGAAAAACTGGATAAAGATTCCCGGGAATATTTGCTTAAATATTCCGAAACAAACGAGGAAAAAGAAGATATAAAATCCAAGCTTGGGCTTTGGCCGCTTACCGCGCAAATTGTGGCAATTGCCGTATTGAACCCCGATACCGACAAGGGCGCGGTCTATTATCAAGCGGGTGAAAAAAAAGAAAAGGCGTTTACTGAAGAGGGGGTCGAATACCATTCCGGCACTGAGGCGGAGATCATCAATTTATTTTGGAAAGCGGCGGAAATGTATGATCAGTTCATTACTTTTAACGGACGCGGTTTTGACGCGCCGTTTTTGCTTATCCGCTCGGCGATAAACAAGATCGTTCCGACCAAAAACTTAATGCCGCCTCGCTTCAGCTCTTACGCGCACGTTGACCTTATGGATCAGCTGACTTTTTACGGCGCGACCAAAAGATCTTTTTCTCTTGATTTTTACGCAAAATCTTTTGGCATCAAAAGCCCCAAAGCGGAAGGAGTGAACGGAGCGGAAGTTAACGCGCTTTACAAAAAAGGAGAGTATCAGCGCATCGCCCGTTACTGCCTGGGCGATGTCGTCGCTACCAAAAAACTATATGAGATCTGGCGGGATTACATCAATATTTCCTAA
- a CDS encoding inositol-3-phosphate synthase yields the protein MSETDNKQNRIKVAIVGIGNCASSLIQGVYYYHDTPRDKKVTGLLHSFFGKYSVKDIKFVAAFDIDEHKVGKDLSDAVFSEPNCTKIFFRDIPAQNVKVHMGTIKDSVDGNLAGFLSISKEKPADVAKILKETGAEILLNYLPVGSKEATHFYAEECLKAGVAFINCIPEFIVSDERWEKRFKEKNIPCIGDDIQSQLGATVLHKTIIKLLVDRGMGIDNTYQLNIGGNTDFLNMHTGESRLISKRISKTSAISSMIPYEIPLRIGPSDYIPHLKDNKIMYVNVNGKMFGNIPFSIDVKLSVEDSPNSAGIVIDAIRAAKIALDRGTGGAILSMSGYGFKHPPVQMPYFEAQTALEEFISGKRER from the coding sequence ATGAGTGAAACTGACAATAAACAAAACCGGATAAAAGTGGCGATCGTGGGGATAGGAAACTGCGCCTCATCTTTAATTCAAGGGGTCTATTACTATCACGATACGCCGCGCGACAAAAAAGTTACCGGCCTTTTACACAGTTTTTTCGGCAAATATTCCGTAAAAGATATAAAATTTGTCGCGGCGTTTGATATTGACGAACACAAAGTGGGCAAAGATCTGAGCGATGCGGTTTTTTCCGAACCAAACTGCACGAAAATATTTTTTCGCGATATTCCGGCTCAAAACGTAAAAGTGCATATGGGAACAATCAAAGATAGCGTTGACGGAAATCTTGCCGGATTTCTTTCGATTTCAAAAGAAAAACCGGCTGATGTCGCCAAAATCCTGAAAGAAACCGGCGCGGAAATTTTATTGAACTATTTGCCGGTAGGAAGCAAAGAAGCCACTCATTTCTATGCCGAGGAGTGTCTGAAAGCGGGCGTAGCGTTTATAAATTGCATTCCGGAATTTATTGTCAGCGACGAAAGATGGGAAAAAAGATTTAAAGAAAAAAATATTCCCTGTATCGGAGACGATATCCAATCGCAGTTGGGCGCGACAGTATTGCACAAAACTATCATTAAACTCTTGGTCGACAGGGGAATGGGCATCGACAACACCTATCAGCTTAACATCGGCGGAAATACGGATTTTTTAAATATGCACACCGGAGAAAGCCGCTTGATAAGCAAAAGAATCAGCAAGACTTCGGCTATTTCATCCATGATCCCATACGAAATTCCCTTGCGAATCGGCCCAAGCGATTATATCCCGCATTTAAAAGATAATAAGATCATGTATGTCAACGTCAATGGAAAAATGTTCGGGAATATTCCTTTCTCCATAGACGTAAAATTAAGCGTTGAGGATTCTCCCAATTCAGCCGGCATTGTCATTGACGCCATTCGAGCGGCAAAAATCGCGCTGGATCGCGGCACAGGCGGAGCAATACTTTCCATGAGCGGATATGGCTTTAAGCATCCGCCAGTTCAAATGCCTTATTTTGAAGCTCAAACAGCTCTGGAAGAATTCATTTCCGGAAAAAGAGAGCGATAA